GTGTCGCAGCCGTCGCCGTCGACGATGTCGTTGCCGAGCGCGAAGGTCACCGGTCGTGGGTTGCTCAGACCGAGGGTGCGCATGATCCCGGCCTGGTCTCCGCCGGGGACGGCCATCCAGTGGTTCCAGCAGGCCCACAGCGGTTCGGGGCGATCCTCCGGGAGCTTGATGCGGATGAGTCGCTCGATCGCGGCAGTGTCGGCGCGCGACAGAGCCGCTTCGCCACCGAGTTCGGCGAGTACGGTCAACGCCCGCGCCCGCTGGCGGCCCGCTCCCCGTTCCCGGACGCGCCGGAGCAGCGGAATCACGTGCTCGCCGCCGGTGCGGATCAGGGTGTCCTGGGCCTGCCTGGCGACCTCCTGGTCCGGGTCGCCGAGCAGCGGCACCAGGGCGGCGGCGGACCGGCCGGCCTCGCCGCAGTGCTCGATCCCACGGACTGCCTGACGGCGCACGAGCGGCACGGGATGGGCGAGGGCCGCGGCGTAACGGTCGAGAACGGCCACACCGAGCCTGGCGAACGCGAAGCCGACTCGCTTGCGGGACTCCTCGGTGGACGCGGAGACGAGCCCCTGGAGCAGACCTTCGAACCCCGCGTCCCCGATCTGCCCGAGTACGGCGGTGATCGGCCGCCAGTCCACCGGAGACTCCGCGTCCATCACCTCCCGCACCAACTGCTCCACCCCGACGGCGCCGAGCGTCACCAACGCGGCTGCTGCTGCATCGTGCCGGTCCGGCCTGCCGAGGTCCCGTATCAGATCGGCGTTCACCACGAGCCCCTCCAGCAGTGTCGCGTCCGTCCCTGTGCAGGCCATCCGCCCGAGAAGGCCGGGCCGACCAGTTCGCCGCCGTGCGGGGCCGGCAGCAGGCCGCCCTGCTGGACGATCGCGAAGGTTCGATTGGACCGTTGGAAGGGGCCCTTTGCAGACTCATACGGTGAAGATGAGCTGCCGCAAGAAGGTGTCGGTTATTCGGATACCGTCGAGCATCTGGCTACGCTCGCGGTTTGCAGGATCCCGTCACGAGATACATGCAAATAACAGAGCTAAGTAATCCGAGTTTCTCACGACAGCTCTTGCTTGGGCATCCGAGTAAGACAGATGAATAGAGGTGCGCACGCAACTGTCGAGCCTCGCAATCTCTGATACACCCAGCACAGTTGGCGTCACGCCACGGGACTCCCCGGTGATCAACTTGATGCTTCGGCCGGAATGAGAAAGGTAAGTTGGCGATCAACCCTCAAGTGCCATGTACCGAGCGCTACGGGAAGTCGCTATGGAGGGTGAGTTCTTTGGTCTGAAGGAATTTATGCACGGTCGCGATGTAATATTGAGGCGTGATCGACACTACCTCGCAACGAGCTGTATCCGCCGGTGGAGAAGACCCGTGGGAGCCGTGGACCGCGGATCCCAATCTCAGCGCTACGCCCGAGCCTGGCGCCTCAGACAACGTCCCACCGGGCGAGGACCTTGATCTGCACATCGGCTGGGATCGTTTCGAGAAGCTCGTCCTGGCACTGTCACGCGGCGTGCTCGGTCTGAGAGGTGTGAAGTTTCGCCGCTACGGCACGCAGGGGCAGGCGCAGCACGGCATCGACCTTGCCGGCCGTGAGCCGGACGGCAACTACACCGTTGTCCAGTGCAAGGACTATCAGACATTCACTGCTGGCGACCTGCGAGCAGCCGTGGAGACTTTCACACGTGGTAGGCGCCCCTTCGACGCGCACCATCTAATCATTGCCACCTCGGCCACCACACAGCCCACTCAGGTCGTTGATGAACTTGCCAGACTCCAGGACGCACACTCCGACCTCGAGCTGGACCTGTGGGGATCCGAGCAGATCAATGAGTACCTGCGTTTCCAAGGCGATGTGGTCACCCGATTCTGGACCCGCGAGACGGCGACGACATTCTGTACGGGCGCTCCCCCACAAGGAGTTCCCGTACCACTGCCCGATCGGCAGGAGCAGGCGGAGAGGATCCTTGTCGGCCCGCTGCAGACCAACGACGTGGCTCCGATTCTGCGACGAGCGGACGCCCACCGAGCGACCGCGCCGAAGGAGTCCGCCCGACTGTACGGCGAACTGGCCGAACGGCTCGACGACGCCGGTTTTCGCGGTCATGCGGTCACCATGCGAGGCAAGCAACTCGACGCACTGGTGGACGCCCAACTCGTTGATGAAGCCCTCGATTTGGCTGCGCATCTCGCGGTCGTCGCACTGCACTTCGGGGATCGCGACGAACCCCCGAGACTGTTGCGCCGTATCGAACAACTGACCGCCGACGAGAAGGTGTCCGGGTGGACGCAGACAGCACTCGCGCAACGTCACCTCCAATTGGTCGGTGCCGCCGTCAAGAGCATCCTCCATCCTCTCGGTCATTTCGTTGCAATGCGTGCCGCGTTGGAGGCACCTGCTGCGGAAGAGCCGGTTTACCAGCCGTTGCTGGTGCTGATGTTCGCCGAACATCTGCTGGCATTGGACCCGGACCGACTCGAAAACCTGGACGGGCTCATCACTACAGCCATCTCCCGAGCGGACACGGAGCTGATCAGACGGGTCGCCGAGGACGCTGTCATCCGGTTGCGTTTGGTGCGCGCCGAGTACGACCTCGCCGAGCGCACGGAGCTCAAGCGGCTGGCGCGGCATCACCGGGTGTCCGGTCGACAGGCAGCTTTGATCAACGCACGCGAAGCCAGGCTCTGCGCCCTTGAGGGCCGAGCGGAGGAGGCAGTCGAGACCTGGCGCGATGCGGTCTACGACGCCATCCATGCCGGGATGACCGAGGATGCCGCGGACTGGCTCTACGCGATCCGGGCAGTGAACGCCCAGTACGGTCCTCTGACCTCGCTCATCGATGACGAGCATCGGCTCGCGCAGGCGCTCCGCGCAACCGGTACGGGACGTCTGCTTGACCGCGTGCGCTCATTCCGGGAACAGGCTCTGTCGGCCAAGGTGAACGGCAAACCCGTCGAGGCGGTCCTGTCCGCCCGACGCTGGCTTACCGACGCGGTGACCACTGGAGACTGGGGCAGCGAGTTCGAGGCACTTGATTTTCTGGGGGACTTGTATCGAGAGAGTCACGAATCATCCCTTGCCGCCCAGTACTACCAACGCGCGGGAAGGACGAAGAAGCTCAAGGAACTCGCTACTGCCGTTGGCGACCTCACGTTGCCACTCGGCCCCCTCTCCGATGCTCCCTGGTGGGTACTCCATTGCCGCACCACGATCGTTGAGGCGCAGGCGGACCTGATCGCCGACGAGACGGCTGGTGATCTGCTCGGCGAGTTGACTGCTCTGGCTCAACGGGCCAGAGCGGGCGAAGTGGCGGATTCCCCCTTCCGCAACCTCGCACATCAGGCCACCCGCAGCGCCTGCGTCCTCGCGGCACGGGGAACACGGGAACAAGCTCTCGCTGTTCTCGATCTTTTGGCACCTGATGTCCCACGGGGGCCCAACCAGTACCACCACTCGGACGATTGCCATGCGTCCGCCTGCGTAGCCATCGCCAGAACCCATGGGGCCATCGCGATGACAGCTCTGACCAGACTCTTCGATCTGGCAGACGGAAGGGCGCATAAGGCGCTTGAACTCGTCGTGGATGAGGAGGTGATCAGCCTTCTGCAAGCGCGGCAAGCGGAAACGGAACCCCGAGCAGGCTCCGTTGTCCCGGGCGGACTGGCTGAGGACGACCTCATCCGGCTCCGGGCGAGAGTCGGCCGCCTCGACGACAACGGCCTCTACTTGGCCGACGTCGCACGGGCTCTGATCGACCCCGACCACGTCGCGGTGCGCGAACGAGCGGAGCAGGCACGGACCCGCATTCTTCAACACCCCGAACCGATACCTGGCGTAGCGGAGCTCGGAACCAGGTTGGTCTCCGATTCCTACCTGGCAGGCAAGCTTGGCGAGGAGAATCGCGCGGAATGCCTCGACAAGCTCATGAGCATCGCGAATGACGTACGTGAAGTGGCCACAACCAGGAAGGACGCGCTCATCGGCATCCGTAATCTGGTGGCCGACCTGCCCGTCGACGTCCAGCGACAGGTGTTCGGTACAGCGAAGGGCTTTGCGGTCGGCGACCAGGACGGCAGTCACCTGGACGACCAGCTGACCGGCACCCCTCACCCGCTTAGCTCTTTCAAGATCTCTGGGGGCTCGGCGTCTCTGCGAGGAGAAGCTCTACTTCTGGCAGCCGCGTCGGCCACAACCCCCGAAGAACATGCATGGGTTCGCGGGCAGGCCATCGGTCTGCTCTCCAGCGAGGACACCGCTCACCTTCATGCTGCGGCAGTCGCGCTCAGCCGACCTTCGGAAGGCATCACCACTGATGTCGACGCCGACCTTCTGGCGGCACACCGGCATATCAATGTGCGTCAAGCCTGCGCGGTGCTGTGCCTACGGCATCCCGATCGCTACCGGGATACCGTGATGCGCCTGGCCAAGGACAGTGAGCACAGAGTCCGTCAGACACTGGCCGAAGCAGCTGCTCAGACTGACCCCAAGCGATCCGAAACGGCGAGAGCCGTACTGGAACTCCTTGCCCGCGACCCACGCCACAGCGTGCGCGTGGCGGCCGGCATCCGGTCCCGTGAATGAAAGCGCAGCAGAGTTGGGACGTCGAACTCGTACGCCTCCGTATGATCACTGATGCCGTGCGTCAGACGAGATCGTGCTCCTTCCAGTCCAGCGCCCGAACCGTCTCCAAAGGCCAACGACGATCCCTGTCCCTGCTAGGACGCCGAGCCTCAGCCTCCTGCACGTACTGCTCGTGCCAGCGGACCTGTTCCCGGTGGAGCGCGGGGCGGGACAAGCGGCCTACGGCGGGGTGGCAGGCCGCGATGACCTGCGCGAGGACGAGCGTGGTTTCGGCGTCGAAGGAGGGGTCACCCGGGCGTTCATGCGGGATGCCGTACCACTTGGCGACCGTTTCCAGGGCGCGTCCGCCGGAGCGGAAGGGCTCGGCGTGCCGGTCCAGAACGAGTGGGTCGCAGATCGGTGACATGCCGTTGGCCAAGCGATCGGACAGTGGTGTGAGTCCGTGCCGGAGCAGTTCACTCTCCAACGTGGTCAGCACGAATTGGGCATACCAGACCACCATCGGTTCCTTGGTTGCCAACTGCCCCACAAGCACAGTCGTCAATTCCTCCAGAGCCTCGATGGCAGGCGTTCCGTGGGCACGGGCATGCTCCACTGAAATGCCGTGATTCTTACGAGGCGTGACGGACAACGGGCCGGGGCCGGGATCGATGAGCCAGAACCGATTCCTTCCGTCAGTGGTGCGTACCGCCGCGCCGAGAATGCGGTCGACACCGTAACGGTTGCCCGTGGTCGCGATGTCCAGGGCCATGAGGCGGCGTCGGTGCCAGCCCGGATGGTGCTGGCGTGGTGGCGGAGCAGGCTCACGGACGTGTTCACGGTGGTAGACGTCCCACCCACCGAAGCCGGTGTTCACGAGCACCCCCAGCCCGGCCGGAACGACCGAGCCGCAGGTCTCGCACTCCCCCTCTCTCTGATTGGGGCGCATCGCGGACGAGTCAGACGTGGTGCCGTCCGGATCGGGTGTCGCCGCGTGAGCTGGGTGATAGGTCACCCAGCCACCCCACACACTTCGGAGCAGCACCCCGGCCTCTGCCGGGACGTCTGCGCCGCACCGGGCACAGCGGCCCGCGTATTGGTTCGTCCGTACCGGGCTGTTCACTGCCTCGCCTCGATGAAGATCAGACTCTGCGGCAGAGCAGGGTGGGTGTTCTCGTCGACCGACACCGGTGCCTTAGCCATGGGCTGCGGTAAGGAGCTGTGCCGCACGTTCGGGGGAGAGGTCCCACTGCAGGGCGACCATGATCAGGAATTCCATCTCCTGGAAGTCGTCAGTCGGTTGGCCGGTGGCGCCTTCAGCAATGGCGACGGCGAGATTCGGTACGCCCGGGTCTCGGACCGCTGTGCCCGTGTCGATTTCGCTCTGCACCCGGAGGGTCAGGGTGCCGAGGAAGTCCACGATCTTACTGATGACCAGGTCTCCGGGACGGAGTTCCGTGATGATGCGATGTGTCTCCTGGAATAGCGTCGCGGCTTCGTCGGCGACGCTCTGGTGCAGTGGAGCGATATCCCGCAAGGTCGCCAGGTGCGCCAGACCAGAGAGGCATTGGAGAGCCTGATGGGCGTCGATGACCGCGTTGGTGAGCGGGGTCGGGTGGGCCTCAGGGAGGGCCGCACTCCAGGTGTCGAAGAGGTCGACTCCCGGCCACAATGTGGTCTGGAGCTGCTGGGTCAGGAGGCGGACCGGTCTGCCGTCGATGAGTGGCATGAGGAGGACGGGTCCCCGGTATCCCTGCGACACATAATCGTGGTGCATCAAGGCGCTTAGTTCGTCCACCGCCGCTGACCATCCGATGACGTCATCGAGGTACACGCCCACCGCCGACTCAACAGCTGGCCATTCCATCGCGTTCGGATCGGCGGGAGGGCGGGTGAAGAGCTGAACGGAGAGTCCCTCGGCCTCAGCGTCGGCTTGGAGCTGTTGCTGTGCGGCGGGCGCTCTGGCGTCGGCGGCGGTGCGGGCAACGTCCGCGGCCCGGGCGAGAGCGACGCCGGACGGCCCTGATCGTGCCGCGGTCCTGATGGCCTGTAGGCCGAGGGTGCCCCACGTAAGCTCAGCGAGAACGGCGTGAAGGTCGGTGAGAGCCTTCGTCAACTGGTCCAGGACAGCTGGCGGTTCTTGGTCGACGAGGTGCCATTGCTCCTGGTCCCGCACGCCCAACGCGCTATTCCTCAGCGAGTCTCGGACGTACCCGGCGAGTGATCTGTACTCCTCGGGATCGAAGATCCGTCGTGTCAGATTGTCCGCGATCCCGTGTGCGAGCGATTGCAAGTGGTCCGCTCCGCCACCCGGGACCGCGTCATCGGCAGGCAGCGAGGACAGGTGGGTATTGTCCATGGGCAGTGTCAGCGCGGTGGCCTGCTTGTACAGGTCGGCCTGCACCGTCTTAAGCAAGGCGACGTCCCGGGGCTGGCTGCGTCCGGTGAGCCAGACTCGGGTCAGATCAATCAAGTACTTGTACAGCTCGGGGAGCAGGGCGCTTGCCGCAACGGTCCTGCTGGTCCGGTCAGTGGTGCCGGCCAGGGTGGTGGCGATCAGGCTCTGCGCGCGAGTCCATGCCACCTGGGTGGGTGAGCGATCGTACTGACGCTCCAGACGGCTGATCCCAGCTGTGAAGTCACCGAAGGTTTGGGGAATGCCACCGGGCAGAAGGCTCTGAACGTCCACGCTCTCGCAGTGAGGGAGGCAGCGCAGCAGGATCCGCCCGAAGGTCCGGATCGCTTGTTCCGCCTCCGGCTGAGCCCGATCGGACACGTGCAGAAGACGGGCGTACGCAACCTGTCGGCCTTCCCGCTCTACGACGGATACCTCGTACAACCACGGAAAGTGGGCTCTCAGTCTCGTCAGAACAGCCTCCTCTCCGCCCACGAGTTCCAGCAGGCTGTTCGCCAGATCCAACGACACGGCTCGCGCCGCTGTGAGAAGGTCCCCCAGCGACTCAATCGATGAACCGGTCAGCAGTCGGCCGAACGGAGAATCCGCGAGTGTTGGAGCCCAGTTCGTAAGATCCAGGTCTGTTCCTGTCAGGACGGCCAGGACCCTCTGTGTCTCGGTCGGTTCCGTGCACTGGGCGAGAAGTTGGGCCAACTGGGCCGTCCCGAGCCGTTCCACCAGGGTGTCGCGCAGCGGCGAGCTCAGCGGAAGGTACGCGCGGATCTCGGCTGTGGCCGCCGCGATCTCGGGTTGCAGGTTGGGCAGTGGATCCCCGTCGAGCAGCGCGAACTGCAGAAGGGTTCGACGGTGTGCGAGCGCTACTTGATGCCGGTCGAGGATCTGCTTCCAGTCGGTGGCGCAACGAGTGAAATCGACCAGCCGGAGCGCCTGGAGGACACCGATGACCGCAGTCGTTCCGTGCCTTTGCCCAACTTCGACGACAATCTGGTCCAGTACGACGGAATCGAGCTCGGGGCAGTCCGTGAGGACGCCGGCCGCGAACGGCTGGAGTTGTTCGTCCGTCAGCATCCGCATGACCGCGATGACGGTCTCGTCGAGTACGGGTGGCGGTACCGCGTGTACGGCGTCCGCCAATCTGCCCGAGCGCAGTTGGTGGAGTCCGGACAGGTGCCCGAGCCGCTCGTGAACGAGGTGCTCGTGGACCAGACGCGAGAGCGCGGCGCGGAGTTCCACGTCCTCAATGCCGAGTTGTCGCTGGAGCGCCCGTACCGGCAGATCGGTGCCCCATCGATGGGCCACCGAGATCCTGGCCAGAATGTCGACTTCTGTCTGTCGTTCTTCGACTACCCGCCGGTCGACCTGCTCCGACAGAACGTCCGAGAGCCGCCTTCCTTTGGTGAGAAGGTGAGTGAACTCCAGAGTCAGACCGTCGGCTGCCTCGTATGCCTCCCGCCAGTGCGGTGTCGTCGTGGCACCGGAGGCGGTCAGCCCGGTGTGGATCTCCTTCGCGACGTCCTCGTCAAGTGTCACCGCGATCTGCGTACACCTGGCCCGGCTCCGCAGGGGCAGCAAGTCCTCACTGCGGACAGAACCCAACAGCAGGACTCCGGGAATCGGGGCGAGTTCTCGCTGAAGGGCGTCCCAAGCCTCGGCCGAGCCGATTCCGATGCCGTCCACCAGGAATCCGACCGGCGAGCGTGTCGAGGGTTGCAGTGCTCTTGCCAGCCGCACCAACGCGGCGATGTCCCCGTCTCGGAGACGCCTGATCCGATACCAGAGCACATGCCTGGTCACGTAGGCGGCCGTCCACATGACAGTCGACTTGCCCACTCCTGACGGGCCGACAATGAGGATGCTCTCTTCGCGGTCAATCGCCGTCACCACCTGGCCGGTCAGAGCCTTCCTGGGTGCGGGCAGGCCGGCTGCGATGTGGCCGGGCTGCACGTCGATGCCTTCGTAGAAGCCGGTTGGCAGAAGAGGTCGGTCGAAGTCCACCGGCTCGCAGGCACCTGACGACAGGGCCTCTTCCAGTGACTCGCGATCGATGGTTTCCATGACCTCCTGAGCGATGCGCTCGATGCTCGTTCGAGCGAGCCCGGCTGCCTCGCCCAGACTTGCCTCTGCGTTGGCATCCGCTTTGCCTGCCACCTTGTCACGTAGGGCCAGCACAATAGGTTCGGCGGCCACAGGAAGCAGCCCGAAGCGCTGTACCACTGCGGCCCGGGTTTCTTCTGCTGCGG
This is a stretch of genomic DNA from Streptomyces sp. NBC_00285. It encodes these proteins:
- a CDS encoding HEAT repeat domain-containing protein, yielding MACTGTDATLLEGLVVNADLIRDLGRPDRHDAAAAALVTLGAVGVEQLVREVMDAESPVDWRPITAVLGQIGDAGFEGLLQGLVSASTEESRKRVGFAFARLGVAVLDRYAAALAHPVPLVRRQAVRGIEHCGEAGRSAAALVPLLGDPDQEVARQAQDTLIRTGGEHVIPLLRRVRERGAGRQRARALTVLAELGGEAALSRADTAAIERLIRIKLPEDRPEPLWACWNHWMAVPGGDQAGIMRTLGLSNPRPVTFALGNDIVDGDGCDTDEHTGYERVFVTPELAGWTLVLGAWCDPHGQERREDVLRLCTELSGRYGRAQAYYYGGQGDSSAWLVAEHGTVIRRYGEPGEAEDELLTIGEPLPYERTRRTELGLHPDWDAAQESEDDEDEWRWTAHDLAPDIARSLGAAIPLDLAADTPSRGTGVIALTTYGVAHGVPAGAYRI